The Aquificaceae bacterium genome includes a region encoding these proteins:
- a CDS encoding 2,5-diamino-6-(ribosylamino)-4(3H)-pyrimidinone 5'-phosphate reductase, which produces MRPYVIIVSEVSVDGKLTLYRGASSKELMTLMDQEAYRYLHEIRAKVEGIMVGCETVRTDNPSLTVRYVEGKNPTRIIPCSTANVPLDANIFSKDAPTIIVTTSRAPEERVQKIRSLGAEVLVVGEDLVDFERLMPILYERGIRSLMVEGGASINWEFIRRGFVDEIRLIHLPVIVGGENVPTLVGGEGFKSLKNLLHLRLRSHFKRGSHLITEWEVVR; this is translated from the coding sequence ATGAGACCCTATGTGATAATAGTTTCTGAGGTAAGTGTGGATGGAAAGCTTACACTTTACAGGGGGGCCTCCAGCAAGGAGCTCATGACCCTCATGGACCAGGAAGCATACCGGTATCTTCATGAGATAAGGGCCAAGGTGGAAGGCATAATGGTTGGGTGTGAAACGGTAAGGACGGACAACCCCAGTCTCACTGTAAGATATGTGGAGGGCAAAAACCCCACCAGAATCATACCCTGCTCCACCGCCAACGTGCCGCTGGATGCCAACATCTTTTCAAAGGATGCACCCACCATAATAGTCACCACAAGCAGGGCACCAGAGGAGAGGGTGCAGAAAATAAGGTCATTGGGGGCTGAAGTGCTGGTGGTGGGTGAGGACCTTGTGGACTTTGAGAGGCTCATGCCTATCCTCTATGAAAGGGGGATAAGAAGCCTCATGGTGGAGGGTGGTGCCTCCATAAACTGGGAGTTTATAAGAAGGGGCTTTGTGGACGAGATAAGGCTCATACATCTGCCCGTTATAGTGGGCGGAGAAAACGTGCCAACGCTGGTGGGGGGTGAAGGCTTCAAAAGCCTGAAGAATTTGCTCCATCTCAGACTCAGGTCCCATTTCAAAAGAGGGAGCCATCTTATCACCGAGTGGGAAGTGGTGAGATAA
- a CDS encoding CDP-alcohol phosphatidyltransferase family protein produces the protein MNLTKRREALKKVYTPVGVALYRLHLPPNLITLLSVALGMASAYAFYHGKFLTAASLLFLSGLFDLADGMVARLSEKASKFGAVFDWLADKWVDGFVLGTVGYFYAGPLTAITVVTASMLHSFIKPVVYAEIGYEERTKGKIKDPLEGVGFFGRPETHITLIIFTLFERFHAPLGLEFGIKLIAVLTMASLLLRILYLYKHYGREYE, from the coding sequence ATGAACCTTACAAAGAGAAGAGAAGCCCTAAAGAAGGTTTATACCCCTGTGGGGGTTGCGCTCTACAGACTTCATCTGCCTCCAAATCTGATAACCCTCCTCTCGGTTGCCCTCGGAATGGCCTCTGCCTATGCCTTTTACCACGGAAAGTTTCTTACTGCCGCAAGCCTGCTTTTTCTTTCTGGGCTCTTTGACCTTGCGGATGGTATGGTGGCAAGGCTTTCAGAAAAAGCCTCCAAGTTCGGCGCAGTTTTTGACTGGCTTGCAGACAAATGGGTGGACGGTTTTGTGCTGGGCACAGTGGGATACTTTTATGCAGGACCACTCACCGCCATAACTGTAGTGACCGCCTCCATGCTCCACTCTTTTATAAAACCCGTGGTGTATGCGGAGATAGGCTACGAGGAAAGAACAAAGGGCAAGATAAAGGACCCACTTGAAGGGGTGGGCTTTTTTGGAAGGCCAGAAACCCACATAACGCTTATAATCTTTACCCTTTTTGAGAGGTTCCACGCCCCTCTGGGCCTTGAGTTTGGAATAAAGCTTATAGCAGTGCTTACCATGGCTTCGCTTCTTCTGAGGATACTTTACCTGTATAAACATTACGGGAGAGAATACGAATGA
- the ilvC gene encoding ketol-acid reductoisomerase yields MAKVYYDQDASLEPLIGKTVAILGYGSQGHAHALNLRDSGVRVLIGLYEGSRSKAKAIADGFPVLQPERATQEADIIMFLTPDTVQPQLYRESVEPFLDSSKSLAFAHGFNIHFRQIVPPRDVDVFMVAPKGPGHLVRWMYEEGKGVPALLAIYQDASGTCRDKALAYAKALGATRAGVIETTFREETETDLFGEQSVLCGGVTALIKAGFETLVEAGYQPEVAYFECLHELKLIVDLIYQYGIAGMRYSISDTAKYGDVTRGDRIYRAVKPLMKGILEEIQRAEFAREWILENQAGRPVFNALLERDRHHLIERVGEELRRMMPWITGKELK; encoded by the coding sequence ATGGCAAAGGTTTATTACGACCAAGATGCAAGTCTTGAACCCCTGATTGGCAAGACTGTTGCCATACTGGGCTATGGAAGTCAGGGGCATGCACACGCACTTAACCTGAGAGACAGTGGTGTGAGGGTCCTTATCGGTCTTTATGAGGGTAGCAGGTCAAAGGCGAAGGCTATTGCAGATGGTTTTCCTGTTCTCCAGCCAGAGAGAGCAACTCAGGAAGCAGACATAATAATGTTTCTGACACCAGACACGGTCCAGCCACAGCTCTACAGAGAGAGCGTTGAGCCTTTTCTTGACAGCTCAAAAAGCCTGGCCTTTGCCCACGGCTTTAACATACACTTCAGACAGATAGTGCCACCAAGGGATGTGGACGTTTTTATGGTGGCGCCGAAGGGTCCAGGACATCTCGTGCGATGGATGTATGAAGAGGGAAAGGGCGTTCCAGCCCTCCTTGCCATATATCAGGATGCCTCGGGCACATGCAGAGACAAGGCCCTTGCCTATGCAAAGGCTCTGGGTGCCACAAGGGCAGGCGTGATAGAGACCACCTTCAGAGAGGAGACAGAAACTGACCTCTTTGGAGAGCAGTCCGTGCTGTGTGGTGGTGTTACTGCGCTCATAAAGGCAGGCTTTGAGACCCTTGTGGAGGCGGGGTATCAGCCGGAGGTTGCCTACTTTGAGTGCCTTCATGAACTCAAGCTCATAGTAGACCTGATATACCAGTATGGGATAGCAGGCATGAGGTATTCCATATCGGACACCGCCAAGTATGGGGATGTGACAAGGGGAGATAGGATTTACAGGGCCGTCAAGCCCCTTATGAAGGGTATACTGGAGGAAATACAGAGAGCTGAGTTTGCCCGTGAATGGATACTGGAAAATCAGGCAGGAAGACCTGTCTTTAACGCCCTTCTTGAAAGAGACAGACATCATCTCATAGAAAGGGTGGGTGAAGAGCTCAGGCGTATGATGCCGTGGATTACAGGTAAGGAGCTTAAATGA